In the genome of Candidatus Krumholzibacteriia bacterium, one region contains:
- the pheS gene encoding phenylalanine--tRNA ligase subunit alpha, translating to MVAARAAALAESAAASTAEALEAWRVRWLGRRGTVAALFAALPEAAAAERRELGQRLNALKNELQGLYDAAASAAAPAVAAAAVDVTLPGRRRWVGRPHVLSQVLDEMLAIFTGLGFAVAMGPEVELEAYNFDFLNFPPNHPARDLQDTFYVNDRVLLRTQTSPMQVRIMRSQPPPVRVVVPGRVYRNEQIDATHAAEFHQVEGLYVDQRVSMVDLKATIAHFTRLLFGTDTAIRFKPHYFPFTEPSVDVDMTCFACGGKGCKLCGNAGWIEIMGAGMVHPNVFRAAGYDPEQVTGFAFGMGVDRIAMLRHGIDDLRLLLENDVRFLAQF from the coding sequence ATCGTCGCGGCCCGTGCGGCAGCGCTGGCCGAGAGCGCCGCGGCCTCGACGGCCGAGGCGCTGGAGGCGTGGCGCGTGCGCTGGCTCGGCCGCCGCGGCACGGTGGCGGCGCTCTTCGCAGCCCTTCCCGAAGCCGCCGCCGCCGAGCGGCGCGAGCTCGGCCAGCGGCTCAATGCGCTCAAGAACGAGTTGCAGGGGCTCTACGATGCAGCGGCGTCCGCAGCGGCTCCAGCCGTCGCCGCCGCCGCCGTGGATGTCACGCTCCCAGGCCGCCGCCGCTGGGTCGGCCGGCCCCACGTCCTCTCCCAGGTCCTGGACGAGATGCTGGCCATCTTCACCGGCCTGGGTTTCGCCGTGGCCATGGGCCCGGAGGTGGAGCTCGAGGCCTACAACTTCGACTTCCTCAACTTCCCGCCCAACCACCCGGCGCGGGACCTGCAGGACACCTTCTACGTCAACGATCGGGTGCTGCTGCGCACCCAGACTTCGCCCATGCAGGTGCGCATCATGCGCTCTCAGCCGCCGCCGGTGCGCGTCGTCGTCCCCGGCCGCGTCTACCGCAACGAGCAGATCGATGCCACTCACGCCGCCGAGTTCCATCAGGTCGAGGGTCTGTACGTGGACCAGCGGGTTTCCATGGTGGATTTGAAGGCCACCATCGCTCACTTCACCCGCCTGCTCTTCGGCACCGACACCGCCATCCGCTTCAAGCCGCACTACTTTCCCTTCACCGAGCCCAGCGTGGACGTGGACATGACCTGCTTCGCCTGCGGCGGCAAGGGCTGCAAGCTCTGCGGCAACGCCGGCTGGATCGAGATCATGGGCGCCGGCATGGTGCATCCCAACGTCTTCCGTGCCGCTGGCTACGACCCGGAGCAGGTCACGGGCTTCGCCTTCGGCATGGGGGTGGACCGCATCGCCATGCTGCGCCACGGCATCGATGACCTGCGGTTGTTGCTGGAGAACGACGTGCGCTTCCTGGCGCAGTTCTGA
- the zapB gene encoding cell division protein ZapB: MEHLESLARLEERIQKAAEIIATLRQDNKRLEQEASQLLESQRNLERRADEMSAEKQELVNEGRLLREREKEWARYERDRDEIRTRIDSMLAKFEELEI, from the coding sequence GTGGAGCACTTGGAGAGTCTGGCGCGGCTCGAGGAGCGGATCCAGAAGGCGGCGGAAATCATCGCGACCTTGCGGCAAGACAACAAGCGTCTGGAGCAGGAAGCGTCCCAGCTGCTGGAGAGCCAGCGCAATCTGGAACGTCGCGCCGACGAGATGAGCGCGGAGAAGCAAGAGCTCGTCAACGAGGGCCGGCTGCTGCGGGAGCGGGAGAAGGAGTGGGCGCGCTACGAGCGCGACCGCGACGAGATCCGCACCCGCATCGACTCGATGCTGGCCAAGTTCGAGGAGCTCGAGATCTGA
- the pheT gene encoding phenylalanine--tRNA ligase subunit beta → MRVPLDWLRDYVRFDVEPHVLAHDLTMLGTKIESVDLGTPGFAGVFVGKVLECRKHPNADKLTLCQVAVGDEELSIVCGAPNVRPGLTVAVARPGARLAGDLRIRKSKIRGETSEGMICSARELGLGEDRDGILELDAALASGATFTAGARGAVLEAEITPNRPDCLALLGVAREVAALYEQPLRLPPVWAEPARRRERAPLRVEIEAPEDCGRYFGRALRGVQIAASPPWLQERIAALGLEPINNVVDVTNYVLFETGQPIHAFDLAALRGGRLLVRRGRAGETLQTLDGVERRLEDILVIADGEGPVALAGIMGGLGSAVRASTADLFLEAAYFRPDLVRSGRRRLGLDTDASYRFERQTDIEAVRWVMDRVTHLLLEVAGGEVREASEDIYPRQPAPRRLRLRAERASLVVGVTLEAERSAALLRRLHLDAVARGGSVDVQVPSFRRDLHEEIDLVEEVARMHGYDNIPSDALPPAALQPRPHRRQTLLARLRQLVVGLGYFEVRTSAFMERRDPERLGLGAGDVRRRAVCLRNPIVPTLDTMRTTMLPGMLRVLRHNLNREASSLRLAAVDRVFLDLPGDVDGLPQEPERLLLLACGASHPESWGEAARPCDVFDLKGDAEALLEHLGVDTVWSRGYTEPFLDDGVSFLISGSYGVIGGGGGVRAEVLQSFDVEIPVFVLELDVAALEQHLPARRAFRGIPRFPAVKRDLSLVLPRHVAYEDVRRVAVEAGGAWLESVHCFDVFEDRSLGEGVRSVGLRLRFRSPERTLLDDMVEPWMDGIVRRLEASLGVRLRTL, encoded by the coding sequence ATGCGCGTCCCCCTGGACTGGTTGCGCGATTACGTCCGCTTCGACGTCGAGCCTCACGTGCTCGCCCATGACCTCACCATGCTGGGCACGAAGATCGAGAGCGTGGATCTCGGCACGCCGGGGTTCGCGGGCGTCTTCGTCGGCAAGGTGCTGGAGTGCCGCAAACATCCGAACGCCGACAAGCTGACCTTGTGTCAGGTCGCGGTGGGGGACGAGGAACTCTCCATCGTCTGCGGCGCCCCCAACGTGCGCCCCGGTCTCACCGTGGCGGTGGCGCGCCCGGGGGCGCGTCTGGCCGGCGATCTACGCATCCGCAAGTCCAAGATCCGCGGCGAGACCTCGGAAGGCATGATCTGCTCCGCCCGGGAGCTCGGGCTCGGCGAGGATCGGGACGGCATTCTCGAGCTCGATGCAGCCCTGGCAAGCGGCGCGACGTTCACCGCTGGGGCGCGGGGCGCCGTCCTCGAGGCGGAGATCACTCCCAACCGGCCGGATTGCCTGGCACTCCTCGGGGTGGCACGGGAGGTGGCGGCGCTGTACGAGCAGCCCCTGCGCCTGCCGCCGGTGTGGGCGGAGCCGGCGCGGCGGCGCGAGCGCGCGCCGCTCCGCGTCGAGATCGAGGCGCCCGAGGATTGCGGCCGCTACTTCGGCCGCGCTCTCCGCGGCGTCCAGATCGCGGCGTCGCCGCCCTGGCTGCAGGAGCGTATCGCCGCCCTCGGGCTCGAGCCGATCAACAACGTCGTCGACGTCACCAACTACGTTCTCTTCGAAACCGGCCAGCCCATCCATGCCTTCGACCTGGCGGCGTTGCGCGGCGGCCGTCTGCTGGTGCGTCGTGGCCGCGCCGGGGAAACGCTGCAGACCCTCGACGGTGTCGAGCGGCGCCTCGAAGACATCCTCGTCATCGCCGATGGCGAAGGCCCGGTGGCCCTCGCCGGCATCATGGGCGGACTCGGCAGCGCCGTGCGCGCTTCGACCGCGGATCTCTTCCTCGAGGCGGCTTACTTCCGCCCCGATCTGGTGCGCAGCGGCCGCCGCCGGCTCGGCCTCGACACCGATGCGTCCTACCGCTTCGAGCGCCAGACCGACATCGAGGCGGTGCGCTGGGTGATGGATCGGGTCACCCATCTCTTGCTCGAGGTGGCGGGGGGCGAGGTGCGGGAAGCGAGCGAAGACATCTACCCGCGCCAGCCGGCGCCGCGGCGTTTGCGCCTGCGCGCCGAACGGGCGAGCCTGGTGGTGGGCGTGACCTTGGAAGCGGAGCGGAGCGCGGCGCTGTTGCGCCGCTTGCACCTGGACGCCGTGGCGCGCGGCGGCAGCGTCGATGTCCAGGTGCCCTCCTTCCGGCGCGACCTGCACGAGGAGATCGACCTCGTGGAAGAGGTGGCGCGCATGCACGGCTACGACAACATCCCGAGCGATGCCCTGCCGCCGGCGGCTCTGCAGCCCCGCCCGCATCGGCGGCAAACGCTGCTGGCGCGCCTGCGCCAGCTCGTCGTCGGTCTCGGCTACTTCGAGGTGCGCACCAGCGCCTTCATGGAACGCCGCGATCCTGAACGGCTCGGTCTCGGCGCCGGCGACGTGCGCCGCCGTGCGGTTTGCCTGCGCAATCCCATCGTCCCCACCCTGGACACGATGCGCACCACCATGCTTCCCGGCATGCTGCGCGTGCTGCGGCACAACCTGAATCGCGAGGCGAGCAGCCTGCGTTTGGCGGCGGTGGATCGCGTTTTTCTCGACCTGCCCGGCGATGTCGACGGCCTGCCCCAAGAGCCCGAGCGCTTGTTGCTGCTCGCCTGCGGTGCCAGTCACCCGGAGAGCTGGGGCGAGGCAGCGCGGCCGTGCGATGTCTTCGATCTCAAGGGCGATGCGGAGGCCCTGCTGGAGCATCTCGGCGTTGACACGGTCTGGAGCCGTGGCTATACTGAGCCGTTCCTTGATGATGGCGTAAGTTTTTTGATTTCAGGTAGTTACGGCGTCATCGGTGGAGGCGGCGGGGTGCGTGCGGAGGTGCTGCAGAGCTTCGACGTGGAGATCCCGGTGTTCGTCCTGGAGCTCGACGTCGCGGCGCTGGAACAGCACCTGCCTGCCCGCCGTGCGTTCCGTGGCATTCCGCGCTTCCCGGCGGTGAAACGGGATCTCTCTCTGGTGCTGCCGCGTCACGTCGCCTACGAGGACGTGCGGCGTGTGGCGGTGGAGGCCGGGGGAGCGTGGCTCGAATCGGTACACTGCTTCGATGTCTTCGAGGATCGGTCCTTGGGCGAGGGCGTGCGCAGCGTGGGTTTGCGGCTGCGCTTCCGCTCTCCCGAACGCACGCTCCTCGACGACATGGTGGAGCCGTGGATGGATGGTATCGTGCGGCGCCTGGAGGCGAGCCTCGGGGTGCGCTTGCGCACCCTCTGA
- the rplT gene encoding 50S ribosomal protein L20, translating to MPRATNNVAARARHHKLLKQAEGYYGAKSRLYRIAKEAVERGLNYAYRDRRARKRDFRQLWIMRINAAARQHGLSYSTFMGLLRQSNIEVNRKVLAEMAVNDAEAFEKLVETAKQAQS from the coding sequence ATGCCACGTGCGACCAACAATGTCGCGGCGCGGGCGCGCCACCACAAGCTCCTCAAGCAGGCCGAAGGCTACTACGGCGCCAAGAGCCGGTTGTACCGCATCGCCAAGGAGGCGGTGGAGCGCGGGCTCAACTACGCCTACCGCGATCGCCGGGCGCGGAAGCGCGACTTCCGCCAGCTGTGGATCATGCGCATCAACGCTGCTGCCCGCCAGCACGGTCTTTCCTACAGCACCTTCATGGGGCTCCTGCGGCAGTCGAACATCGAGGTCAACCGCAAAGTCCTGGCCGAGATGGCCGTGAACGACGCCGAGGCCTTCGAGAAGCTGGTCGAGACCGCCAAGCAGGCCCAGAGCTGA
- a CDS encoding cell division protein ZapA: protein MERVKTTRVEIFGSEYHIRADVDADYVKTVASYVDAKMSEIAQNQSLVSSTKVAILAAINIADELFKERRQNEQTVHDVTAKADALAEVLARSL, encoded by the coding sequence ATGGAACGTGTGAAGACCACGCGGGTGGAGATCTTCGGGAGCGAATATCACATCCGCGCCGACGTCGATGCCGATTACGTCAAGACCGTGGCCAGCTACGTGGACGCGAAGATGAGCGAGATCGCTCAGAATCAGAGTCTGGTGTCGTCCACGAAGGTGGCGATCCTGGCGGCGATCAACATCGCCGACGAGCTGTTCAAGGAACGGCGCCAGAACGAGCAGACGGTGCACGACGTCACGGCGAAGGCGGATGCGCTGGCCGAGGTGCTGGCCCGTTCCTTGTGA
- the rpmI gene encoding 50S ribosomal protein L35, with the protein MPKMKTHRGLAKRVRRTASGRLKRKKAYHSHLLASKSRKQKRRLRGSSLIAPEEEKRLKALLND; encoded by the coding sequence GTGCCGAAAATGAAGACCCATCGCGGTCTCGCCAAGCGGGTGCGCCGCACGGCGAGCGGCCGCTTGAAACGCAAGAAGGCCTATCACAGCCACTTGCTCGCCTCGAAGTCGCGCAAGCAGAAGCGACGGCTGCGCGGCTCGTCGCTCATCGCGCCGGAGGAAGAGAAGCGGCTGAAGGCACTTCTCAACGACTAG